Proteins from a genomic interval of Arvicola amphibius chromosome 14, mArvAmp1.2, whole genome shotgun sequence:
- the Gng5 gene encoding guanine nucleotide-binding protein G(I)/G(S)/G(O) subunit gamma-5, whose product MSGSSSVAAMKKVVQQLRLEAGLNRVKVSQAAADLKQFCLQNAQHDPLLTGVSSSTNPFRPQKVCSFL is encoded by the exons ATGTCGGGTTCCTCTAGCGTCGCCGCCATGAAGAAGGTGGTTCAGCAGCTCCGGCTGGAGGCTGGGCTCAACCGCGTGAAG GTTTCCCAGGCAGCTGCAGACTTGAAACAGTTCTGTCTGCAGAATGCTCAACATGACCCTCTGCTGACCGGAGTGTCTTCCAGTACAAATCCCTTCAGACCCCAGAAAGTCTGCTCCTTTTTGTAG